Proteins from a genomic interval of Pecten maximus chromosome 13, xPecMax1.1, whole genome shotgun sequence:
- the LOC117340429 gene encoding inactive carboxypeptidase-like protein X2 → MAPSSRRSDICRNPLVTAQGHVTSISSSSDYGSVDPKNVYDASRSVLNTTEQTLGNNTVLNGAWVAATNDRNQFIQVNFSVPHLMRGVTTQGRNGCCKDWVTKYAVHYSYDCQHWVSVGGANETLFNGNTDLDTPVTNDLGCPIWARCVRIYPRQWHKNVAMRIDLLGCPIKQLPAPTTSAPSTTTYPTTVVSSGVSMTSTTANTATYLTLSTHMTPPPRTPAAFYNTKDPIDCKFSLSTFNCSIPIVHQHCPSVMW, encoded by the exons atggcgccgtctagtaGACGTTCTG ATATTTGCAGGAATCCGTTAGTGACAGCACAGGGTCACGTGACATCCATATCCTCGTCTAGTGATTACGGATCCGTCGACCCTAAGAACGTGTACGACGCCTCTAGATCCGTACTGAACACTACAGAACAGACTCTGGGTAATAATACTGTCCTAAACGGGGCGTGGGTGGCCGCAACCAACGACAGGAACcagtttatacag gtaaacttCAGCGTGCCACACTTGATGAGGGGCGTGACAACACAAGGGAGGAACGGCTGCTGTAAGGACTGGGTCACTAAGTACGCTGTCCACTACAGCTATGACTGTCAACACTGGGTGTCTGTAGGCGGCGCTAACGAAACG CTATTTAATGGAAACACGGACCTGGACACACCCGTCACCAATGACCTCGGATGTCCTATCTGGGCCAGGTGTGTGCGCATCTATCCCAGACAGTGGCACAAAAATGTTGCCATGCGCATTGACCTTCTCGGCTGTCCAATCAAACAACTTCCAG CCCCGACGACTTCAGCTCCCTCCACAACTACTTATCCAACTACAGTGGTCTCTTCCGGTGTTTCTATGACGTCAACCACCGCCAACACTGCCACCTATCTGACCTTATCAACTCACATGACCCCTCCGCCTAGGACACCAGCGGCGTTCTACAACACCAAGGATCCCATAGATTGCAAGTTCTCGCTCAGCACGTTCAACTGTTCCATTCCCATAGTGCACCAGCATTGTCCCTCTGTCATGTGGTAA